The following are encoded in a window of Candidatus Fluviicola riflensis genomic DNA:
- a CDS encoding membrane-bound O-acyltransferase family protein: MLFNSLDFAWFLPLVFLLYWFAVKGKPRLQNILLLVASYYFYACWDYRFLFLLLFSTLLDYFTGIKMADARNQVRKKFWFWLSISINLGFLGVFKYYNFFADSFADTVGAFGWKVSPWTLDVILPVGISFYTFHGLSYVIDIYKDRIKPEKNFIDYGVFVSFFPLLVAGPIERATHLLPQIQRERKFDYAQAVNGLRQILWGLFKKVVIADGCAEYADMIFNDSDMYSGSTLVLGAVFFAIQIYGDFSGYSDIALGTARLFGVELLRNFAFPYFSRDIAEFWRRWHISLSTWFRDYLYIPLGGSQGGLGKKIRNTFIIFLVSGFWHGANWTFICWGALNALYFLPLLLSNKNRNNLEIIGQGTIFPSLMEFIKMVGTFALVTIAWIFFRAESVEHALTYIGDIFHKNLFQPPKVMSVLMIMLVTFMLIIEWFGRERQYALERFGFKWPRLIRWTFYSFIIFLIGMFMQTEETPFIYFQF; the protein is encoded by the coding sequence ATGTTATTCAATTCACTTGATTTTGCCTGGTTTTTACCGCTTGTATTCCTGCTCTACTGGTTTGCGGTGAAGGGGAAACCACGTCTGCAGAACATTCTTCTTTTGGTAGCCAGTTATTATTTCTACGCCTGCTGGGATTACCGGTTTCTTTTCCTCCTGCTCTTTTCTACGTTGCTGGATTATTTCACCGGGATCAAAATGGCCGACGCCCGGAATCAAGTCCGGAAAAAGTTCTGGTTTTGGCTCAGTATCTCCATCAATCTCGGGTTTTTAGGCGTTTTTAAGTATTACAACTTTTTTGCTGATTCTTTTGCCGATACCGTTGGTGCTTTTGGCTGGAAAGTCAGTCCGTGGACCTTAGACGTAATTTTACCGGTCGGCATCTCTTTCTATACGTTTCACGGACTTTCATACGTGATCGATATTTACAAAGACCGTATCAAACCCGAGAAAAACTTCATTGATTACGGTGTTTTCGTAAGTTTCTTCCCGTTGCTGGTGGCCGGTCCGATAGAGCGCGCCACACACCTTTTACCTCAGATTCAGCGGGAACGAAAGTTTGACTACGCCCAGGCAGTCAACGGATTGCGCCAGATTTTATGGGGTTTGTTCAAAAAAGTAGTGATCGCTGATGGCTGCGCCGAATATGCCGACATGATTTTCAATGATTCTGACATGTATTCGGGAAGTACGCTGGTATTGGGAGCCGTATTTTTTGCCATTCAGATTTATGGCGATTTCTCCGGTTATTCGGACATCGCTTTGGGAACCGCGCGTTTATTCGGAGTTGAACTCCTGCGCAATTTTGCTTTCCCTTACTTTTCACGCGACATTGCCGAATTCTGGCGCAGGTGGCACATTTCGCTTTCGACCTGGTTCAGAGATTACCTTTATATTCCCTTAGGTGGAAGTCAGGGCGGTTTGGGTAAGAAAATCAGGAACACGTTTATCATATTTTTGGTCAGTGGTTTCTGGCACGGCGCCAACTGGACATTCATTTGCTGGGGAGCGCTCAACGCCTTGTATTTCCTGCCTTTGCTCCTTTCGAATAAAAACCGGAACAACCTCGAAATCATCGGACAGGGAACGATTTTTCCTTCGCTCATGGAGTTTATCAAAATGGTCGGAACGTTTGCATTGGTTACCATTGCCTGGATTTTCTTCCGTGCGGAAAGTGTGGAGCATGCATTGACCTACATCGGAGATATTTTCCATAAAAACCTGTTTCAACCGCCAAAAGTCATGTCTGTACTCATGATTATGCTGGTCACATTTATGCTGATTATCGAATGGTTCGGGCGGGAACGACAATATGCGCTTGAACGATTTGGTTTCAAATGGCCGCGTTTGATTCGCTGGACATTTTACTCGTTCATTATTTTCCTGATCGGAATGTTTATGCAAACCGAAGAAACTCCGTTTATTTACTTTCAGTTTTAG
- the trxB gene encoding thioredoxin-disulfide reductase — MSVEKVKCLIIGSGPAGYTAAIYAARAEMKPVMYVGLQPGGQLTTTNEVENFPGYPEGVTGPEMMIQLEAQAKRFETDVRAGFINKVDFTGPIHKCWTEDGHEIHAETVIISTGASAKYLGLPSEQKYLLSGGGVSACAVCDGFFYRGQEVVIVGAGDSACEEAHYLSKLCTKVTMLVRTDVFRASKIMADRVRNTPNITILHNTQTVEVLGNDMGVTGALVKNSVTGEESTIPCTGFFVAIGHKPNTDVFKDYINLDEVGYIKYEQPGTSRTNVPGVFVAGDAADKTYRQAITAAGTGCMAALDAERYLASLEH, encoded by the coding sequence ATGAGTGTAGAAAAAGTAAAATGCCTAATTATCGGATCCGGTCCTGCCGGATATACTGCCGCGATCTACGCTGCACGCGCTGAAATGAAACCCGTTATGTATGTTGGACTTCAACCCGGCGGACAATTAACGACAACCAACGAAGTAGAAAATTTCCCGGGATATCCTGAAGGTGTTACCGGACCTGAAATGATGATTCAGCTTGAGGCTCAGGCAAAACGCTTTGAAACCGACGTTCGTGCCGGATTCATCAATAAAGTTGATTTCACCGGCCCAATTCATAAATGCTGGACCGAAGACGGACATGAAATTCACGCGGAAACCGTGATTATTTCGACCGGAGCTTCAGCCAAATACCTCGGATTGCCTTCCGAACAAAAATATTTATTGAGCGGTGGCGGTGTTTCTGCCTGTGCTGTGTGTGACGGGTTCTTTTACCGCGGACAAGAAGTAGTGATCGTTGGTGCGGGTGATTCCGCTTGCGAAGAAGCGCATTACCTTTCTAAATTGTGTACAAAAGTAACCATGCTGGTACGTACGGATGTTTTCCGTGCTTCCAAAATCATGGCTGACCGTGTGCGCAACACGCCAAACATTACAATTCTTCACAATACCCAAACGGTTGAAGTACTCGGAAACGACATGGGTGTTACCGGAGCGTTGGTAAAAAACAGCGTTACAGGCGAAGAGAGTACTATTCCATGTACAGGATTTTTCGTAGCCATCGGACACAAACCAAATACAGATGTTTTCAAAGATTATATCAACTTAGACGAAGTTGGCTACATCAAATACGAGCAACCTGGAACATCGAGAACCAATGTACCTGGTGTATTTGTTGCCGGTGATGCCGCTGACAAAACTTACCGTCAGGCTATTACCGCTGCGGGAACAGGTTGTATGGCTGCGCTGGATGCAGAACGTTATTTGGCTTCATTGGAGCATTAA
- the mraW gene encoding 16S rRNA (cytosine(1402)-N(4))-methyltransferase, with protein MSGRKSFLRNFWKEKKMVGAMSPSSPFLAKKMLKSIDFKTVRVIVELGPGTGVFTRKMLEQLHPEGVLLVFELNDNFMQLLQKEFTDPRVHLIHDSAEKIGEYLAKFGYSKADVVLSSLPLANFPIELKNRILQESHNVMTDNSLYVQFQYSLNAKKSIKSMFSEVAITFTPANFPPAFVYTCKK; from the coding sequence ATGTCTGGCAGAAAATCATTCTTACGTAACTTCTGGAAAGAGAAAAAAATGGTGGGCGCTATGAGTCCTAGTTCGCCGTTTTTGGCAAAAAAAATGCTTAAATCCATTGACTTTAAGACTGTTCGTGTCATCGTTGAATTGGGTCCCGGAACCGGTGTTTTTACGCGTAAAATGCTCGAACAACTTCATCCTGAAGGTGTATTATTGGTTTTTGAGCTCAACGACAATTTCATGCAGCTTTTGCAAAAAGAATTTACCGATCCGAGAGTGCATTTGATCCACGATTCTGCAGAGAAAATCGGTGAATACCTGGCGAAATTCGGTTACTCAAAAGCAGATGTTGTTCTTTCCTCACTTCCGTTGGCAAATTTCCCGATTGAACTCAAAAACCGCATCTTACAGGAAAGCCATAACGTCATGACAGACAATTCGTTGTATGTGCAATTTCAGTATTCGTTGAATGCTAAAAAGTCCATCAAAAGTATGTTTAGCGAAGTCGCTATAACCTTTACTCCTGCTAACTTCCCTCCTGCTTTTGTATACACGTGCAAAAAGTAG
- the katG gene encoding catalase/peroxidase HPI: protein MENESKCPFHGGAIKQTSGTSNRDWWPNQLKLNILRQHAAPSNPMGESFNYAEEFKSLDLDALKKDLFDLMTDSQDWWPADYGHYGPFFIRMAWHSAGTYRISDGRGGGGSGAQRFAPLNSWPDNVNLDKARLLLWPIKQKYGKKISWADLMILTGNCALESMGFKTFGFGGGREDIWEPEEDVYWGAEAKWLDDQRYSGDRELENPLAAVQMGLIYVNPEGPNGNPDPLLAAHDIRETFGRMAMDDEETVALIAGGHTFGKTHGAADPGKYVGVEPAAAGIEDMGLGWKNSFGSGSGVDTISSGLEGAWTTTPTKWSTNFFDNLFGFEWELTKSPAGAHQWKPKNGAGAGSVPDAHDPSRSHAPTMLTTDLSLKEDPVYGPISKHFHENPDAFADAFARAWFKLTHRDMGPKTRYLGKEVPAEDLIWQDPVPAVTHQLININDIATLKADILNSGLSVSQMVSTAWASASTFRGSDKRGGANGARIRLAPQKDWKANNPAQLQEVLTKLENIQTAFNAAHAGGRQVSLADLIVLAGCAGIEKAAKNAGYDITVPFSPGRSDASQEQTDVESFHILEPAADGFRNYLKPGYVTQAEEMLIDKAQLLTLSVPEMTALIGGMRVLNTNFDHSNHGVFTSRPEVLTNDFFVNVLDLNTAWSAKIDSKDLFEGRDRKTGAVKWTGTRVDLIFGSNSELRAIAEVYGCSDSQGKFVSDFVKAWDKVMNLDRFDLK, encoded by the coding sequence ATGGAAAATGAAAGCAAATGCCCGTTTCATGGCGGAGCGATTAAACAAACGAGTGGCACCTCAAATCGCGACTGGTGGCCCAATCAGTTGAAGTTGAATATCTTGCGTCAACATGCTGCTCCATCCAACCCGATGGGCGAATCATTTAACTATGCTGAAGAGTTTAAATCACTCGATCTCGATGCACTAAAAAAAGACCTGTTCGATCTCATGACCGATTCGCAGGATTGGTGGCCGGCCGATTACGGTCATTACGGCCCGTTCTTTATCCGGATGGCCTGGCACAGTGCCGGCACTTATCGTATCTCGGATGGTCGTGGTGGCGGTGGCTCAGGTGCTCAGCGTTTTGCACCGTTAAACAGCTGGCCCGACAATGTAAACCTCGATAAAGCGCGTTTGCTGCTTTGGCCGATCAAACAGAAATACGGAAAGAAAATCTCCTGGGCCGATCTGATGATCCTTACCGGGAATTGTGCGCTCGAATCCATGGGCTTTAAAACCTTTGGGTTTGGCGGTGGCCGCGAAGATATCTGGGAACCGGAAGAAGATGTGTATTGGGGAGCAGAAGCAAAATGGCTCGATGACCAGCGTTATTCCGGTGATCGTGAATTGGAGAATCCGCTGGCAGCCGTTCAAATGGGTTTGATCTATGTTAATCCGGAAGGACCGAACGGAAACCCTGATCCGTTATTGGCTGCACACGATATTCGCGAAACTTTTGGACGCATGGCAATGGATGACGAAGAAACCGTCGCGTTGATTGCCGGTGGACATACCTTCGGTAAAACTCATGGTGCTGCTGATCCGGGAAAATATGTGGGAGTTGAACCCGCAGCTGCAGGCATTGAAGATATGGGCCTCGGCTGGAAAAACTCATTTGGGAGTGGTAGTGGTGTTGATACGATTTCCAGCGGATTGGAAGGAGCCTGGACCACAACGCCGACCAAATGGAGTACCAATTTCTTCGATAACCTGTTTGGTTTTGAATGGGAATTGACCAAAAGTCCGGCCGGTGCACACCAATGGAAACCAAAAAACGGGGCAGGAGCAGGCAGCGTGCCAGATGCCCACGATCCATCCAGAAGTCATGCGCCAACCATGCTCACCACCGATTTATCGTTAAAAGAAGATCCGGTTTACGGTCCGATTTCAAAGCACTTTCACGAAAATCCGGATGCGTTTGCAGATGCCTTTGCCCGCGCATGGTTCAAACTCACGCACCGTGATATGGGACCAAAAACACGTTATCTCGGGAAAGAAGTGCCGGCTGAAGATTTGATCTGGCAGGATCCGGTTCCGGCGGTGACACATCAGCTGATCAATATCAATGACATTGCGACATTGAAAGCCGATATTCTTAATTCGGGGCTTTCCGTTTCTCAGATGGTATCAACCGCATGGGCTTCGGCTTCTACCTTTCGCGGTTCCGATAAACGAGGCGGAGCAAACGGTGCACGGATTCGCCTGGCACCGCAGAAAGACTGGAAAGCTAATAACCCGGCTCAGCTGCAAGAAGTTCTGACAAAACTTGAAAACATTCAGACGGCATTCAATGCAGCTCATGCGGGGGGAAGACAAGTGTCGCTGGCAGATTTGATTGTATTGGCAGGCTGTGCCGGTATTGAAAAAGCCGCAAAAAATGCCGGGTACGATATTACTGTACCATTCTCGCCGGGTCGCAGCGATGCAAGCCAGGAACAAACCGATGTGGAGTCATTCCACATCCTCGAACCTGCTGCTGATGGTTTTCGTAATTACTTAAAGCCCGGGTATGTGACACAGGCCGAAGAAATGCTCATTGATAAAGCACAACTGTTAACGCTGAGCGTACCCGAAATGACAGCTTTGATCGGCGGAATGCGGGTGCTCAATACCAACTTCGATCACTCGAATCACGGTGTTTTTACATCGCGTCCCGAAGTGTTGACCAACGATTTCTTCGTAAACGTACTCGATTTAAACACAGCCTGGAGCGCCAAAATTGATTCGAAAGACCTGTTCGAAGGCCGGGATCGCAAAACTGGTGCCGTCAAATGGACAGGAACACGTGTTGATCTCATTTTCGGTTCCAACTCCGAACTCAGGGCCATTGCCGAAGTATATGGCTGCTCTGATTCACAGGGGAAATTTGTTTCAGACTTCGTGAAAGCGTGGGACAAGGTAATGAACCTTGATCGGTTTGATTTGAAGTAA
- a CDS encoding dihydrofolate reductase yields the protein MKKLIAGINMTLDGVCDHTAVAPDDEVHEHYSELLRSGDAILYGRTTYQLMEYWRDLVANPSGNKASDEFAIIMNNISKVVFSHTLKSVDWKSARLATKSLEEEILELKQQPGKDIFVGSPGLIVQAMNLGLVDELQLMVHPVIAGKGMKLFKDIHDRSELKLIKTKTFGCGAVILYYEPGKSHET from the coding sequence CAGCCGTGGCGCCGGATGACGAAGTTCATGAGCATTACAGTGAGTTGTTGCGCAGCGGAGATGCCATTCTGTATGGAAGAACAACTTACCAGCTCATGGAATATTGGCGGGATTTAGTGGCGAATCCCAGCGGCAATAAAGCGTCGGATGAGTTTGCAATCATTATGAATAACATTTCCAAAGTCGTTTTTTCGCACACACTGAAAAGTGTTGACTGGAAAAGTGCGCGATTGGCTACGAAAAGCCTTGAAGAAGAGATCCTGGAACTCAAACAACAGCCAGGTAAAGACATTTTTGTAGGCAGTCCGGGCTTGATTGTACAAGCAATGAATCTTGGCTTGGTCGATGAACTACAGTTGATGGTTCATCCTGTTATTGCAGGAAAAGGGATGAAATTGTTCAAAGACATTCACGATCGGAGTGAACTGAAACTGATCAAAACGAAAACCTTTGGTTGTGGAGCAGTTATTCTTTATTATGAACCGGGAAAATCTCATGAAACATAG